One region of Mangifera indica cultivar Alphonso chromosome 3, CATAS_Mindica_2.1, whole genome shotgun sequence genomic DNA includes:
- the LOC123212442 gene encoding uncharacterized protein LOC123212442: MALKITIGFYHLFFLIILQVINGFEGQKGFEDLDIDQQLKILNKPYIKSIKIEGDTFDCVNITKQPAFDHPSLKGHEIQMNPSSSLKDMVPATSPSTKKYVGIKITDCPFQTVPIRRTLKEDLVRLKTFMKSARMKNVHPNIARPPGFHYATLILRSIPSKRYFGGQTTINIQNPSVKNGQLSEAFMRIQGGTADSIQTGWMVNPTLQGDNLTRLFSFWTSGKSGCFDMLCPGFIQVDKEISLSTAFRNISVYGGQQFDFNFLVFQDVESRNWWLKVGDRHIGYWPKSLFTYLSGSSVTEVLWGGGAFSIPKANVTSPAMGNGHFAEEGFKKAAYVQSIRIVDEFNTLRPPDTRLMQLFSDNPSCYTIRPFMDAFRFLYGGPGGNCGL, from the exons ATGGCACTGAAAATAACAATtgggttctaccaccttttcttccTAATAATTCTACAAGTTATCAATGGGTTTGAAGGACAAAAGGGTTTTGAAGATCTTGATATAGATCAGCAACTCAAGATTTTGAACAAGCCATATATCAAAAGCATTAAG attGAAGGAGATACATTCGATTGTGTCAATATCACAAAGCAACCTGCTTTTGATCACCCTTCACTGAAAGGCCATGAAATCCAG ATGAACCCTAGTTCATCCTTGAAAGACATGGTACCTGCAACTTCACCATCAACCAAGAAATATGTTGGAATAAAAATTACAGATTGCCCATTTCAAACTGTTCCCATCAGGAGGACACTCAAGGAAGATTTAGTGAGGCTTAAAACGTTTATGAAGAGCGCCAGAATGAAAAATGTTCATCCAAACATTGCAAGGCCTCCTGGTTTCCAT TATGCAACATTAATACTGCGAAGCATTCCAAGTAAAAGGTATTTTGGAGGCCAGACAACTATCAATATACAGAATCCAAGCGTTAAAAATGGCCAACTCAGTGAAGCATTCATGCGAATTCAAGGGGGAACTGCAGATTCCATTCAAACAGGATGGAtg GTGAATCCAACGCTACAAGGTGATAATCTCACTAGACTGTTTTCCTTCTGGACT AGTGGCAAAAGTGGTTGTTTTGATATGCTATGTCCGGGATTCATTCAAGTTGACAAAGAAATCTCTCTCTCCACTGCATTTCGCAATATCTCTGTCTATGGAGGCCAACAATTTGATTTCAACTTTCTTGTATTTCAG GATGTAGAAAGCAGGAATTGGTGGCTTAAAGTAGGTGACAGGCATATAGGCTATTGGCCAAAGTCCCTCTTCACTTATTTATCAGGGTCAAGTGTTACGGAGGTTTTATGGGGCGGAGGGGCATTCAGCATCCCGAAGGCGAATGTTACAAGTCCAGCCATGGGAAATGGTCATTTTGCAGAAGAAGGTTTCAAGAAGGCTGCCTATGTGCAAAGTATTAGAATTGTAGACGAATTCAACACACTCAGGCCTCCCGATACGCGATTAATGCAATTATTCAGTGACAACCCTAGTTGTTACACCATACGTCCTTTTATGGATGCATTTAGATTCCTATACGGGGGCCCCGGAGGAAACTGTGGACTGTAA
- the LOC123212048 gene encoding uncharacterized serine-rich protein C215.13-like, which produces MDFTVNRRHNHHSTNSPSSSSTSSSTLHPTTTATTTTTTSDHDPMHSWWESVSKARSRILALASIISSPSSSSSSSFSLSSLADSDSPALSLLSSPDAYSLISSALSAPSSGSGSDPLCQWLYDTYLSSDSHLRLIVLSFVPLLSAIYLYRIHSHKTFSIPSLSGFEAVILAIYSSEVKSRAGKALLVQIPDLSQPSLYNTPRNKPTKSANENKSRPSVGVLSAPLEPQIAVKSTKRACILGTAFDSYYKNISQMPSWSKLEFCKVAAAWAGQDCDCQYKLDFEGENVNGHAHDIDDLVVEGLEKLGIEENRGANVNVELKGLRIPLPWEFLQPVLRILGHCLLGPMNSQDVKDSASVAIRRLYARASHDLVPQAIIGTRSLIRLDIRERAAAAAKASAAATASQANSSSNVNTPSKAKKPEILLVSK; this is translated from the coding sequence ATGGATTTCACTGTCAATCGTCGCCACAACCACCACTCTACCAACTCCCCTTCGTCCTCTTCCACCTCTTCTTCCACTCTCCACCCTaccaccaccgccaccaccaccaccaccacctccgaTCACGACCCTATGCACTCTTGGTGGGAATCTGTCTCCAAAGCCAGGTCTCGAATTCTCGCCTTAGCATCCATTATCTCTTCtccctcttcctcttcctcctcttctttctctctctcctccCTCGCCGACTCCGACAGTCCtgctctctctcttctctcttctccaGATGCCTACTCACTCATCTCCTCCGCCCTATCAGCTCCTTCCTCCGGTTCCGGCTCTGATCCCCTGTGCCAATGGCTTTACGACACGTATCTCTCGTCCGATTCCCACCTTCGTCTCATCGTCCTCTCTTTCGTCCCTCTCCTCTCTGCTATTTATCTCTATCGTATTCATTCCCACAAAACCTTTTCTATTCCTTCTCTCTCTGGATTTGAAGCTGTAATTCTAGCGATTTATAGCTCTGAAGTTAAGTCACGTGCCGGAAAAGCCTTGCTCGTGCAAATCCCGGACTTATCTCAACCCTCACTCTACAACACTCCTCGTAACAAGCCGACTAAGTCAGCTAATGAGAACAAATCTAGGCCGTCCGTTGGAGTATTGTCGGCACCTTTGGAGCCGCAGATTGCGGTGAAGTCAACGAAGCGTGCTTGTATTCTTGGAACCGCTTTTGATTCTTACTATAAGAACATCTCGCAGATGCCGAGTTGGTCTAAGCTTGAATTTTGTAAAGTCGCGGCGGCGTGGGCTGGGCAAGATTGTGATTGTCAATATAAGTTGGattttgagggtgaaaatgtaaATGGCCATGCCCATGACATTGATGATTTGGTTGTTGAAGGTTTGGAGAAATTGGGAATTGAAGAGAACCGGGGTGCAAAtgtaaatgttgaattgaaggGATTGAGGATTCCTTTACCATGGGAATTTTTGCAGCCTGTTTTGAGGATATTGGGGCATTGTTTGTTGGGGCCAATGAATTCTCAAGATGTTAAGGACTCGGCTTCAGTTGCCATTCGGAGATTGTATGCTAGGGCTTCTCATGATTTGGTCCCTCAGGCAATTATAGGGACTAGGAGTTTGATTCGGCTTGATATTAGGGAGCGAGCTGCTGCAGCTGCAAAGGCCTCTGCTGCTGCCACCGCCAGCCAGGCTAATTCATCTTCCAATGTCAATACACCTAGCAAGGCGAAGAAACCTGAAATTCTTTTGGTTTCTAAGTGA
- the LOC123212079 gene encoding DNAJ protein JJJ1 homolog, translating into MASEKRCLYEVLGLSKDCSLDEIRSAYKKLALQRHPDKLVQSGLTHEQATAQFQELAHAYEVLSDPKERAWYDSHRSQILFSDLNSSSNSGPNSIVPNLFCYFSNTAFSGYSDSGKGFYKVYSDLFDKILRNEINFAKKLDLGLDTVREAPIMGNLESPYNQVTAFYNYWLGFSTVMDFCWVDQYDVMAGPNRKSRRVMEEENKKLRKKAKREYNETVRGLAEFVKKRHKRVIDMVVKKNEEREKKREEEREKKKKLEKERMERASRYEEPEWARISDEVENDVGFEEEVEEENEKKRNEFYCVVCGKKFKSEKQWKNHEQSKKHKEKVAELRESFVDEDDEIDGFQDLDGEMEELGDRFKEGLGVEEREVENGVGGLSGDEIEENEFFDVEDSDELNGITEGFHDADDDENEDEELSMLKAMVSGHKTRKKVDLKQDDEISEPQVHIQNVIDEDEVMEYDNQKSTRRKNKKERGRKNTGEATKGDKNGTKGENEEANAHDSSHMGEEFTSLPYVENVSNGTGDDQSGTNLGMSNQPVDGNGTTKDKKAKSKNLSRGKKPKAASKNSGNSCEKCGEEFESRNKLHKHLNDTGHASLKFR; encoded by the exons ATGGCATCTGAAAAACGATGCCTCTACGAGGTGCTCGGCCTGAGCAAGGACTGCTCGCTGGACGAAATTAGATCGGCCTACAAGAAGCTTGCCCTCCAGCGCCACCCCGACAAGCTCGTCCAATCCGGCTTGACTCATGAACAAGCCACGGCTCAGTTCCAAGAACTTGCTCACGCTTACGAGGTCCTCTCCGACCCCAAAGAACGCGCCTGGTACGATTCTCACCGCTCTCAGATTCTTTTCTCTGACCTTAATTCGTCGTCAAACTCTGGCCCCAACTCTATTGTCCCCAATCTCTTCTGTTATTTCTCAAATACCGCCTTTTCCGGGTATTCGGATTCCGGTAAAGGTTTTTATAAGGTTTATTCGGATTTGTTTGATAAGATTTTGAGGAATGAGATTAATTTTGCTAAGAAATTGGATTTGGGATTGGATACGGTGCGAGAGGCGCCGATAATGGGGAATTTGGAGAGTCCGTACAACCAGGTGACggcattttataattattggtTAGGGTTTAGTACGGTGATGGATTTTTGTTGGGTGGACCAATATGATGTTATGGCTGGGCCTAACAGAAAATCTAGGAGGGTGATGGAGGAGGAGAATAAGAAGTTAAGGAAGAAGGCGAAGAGAGAGTATAATGAGACGGTTAGAGGTTTGGCTGAGTTTGTGAAGAAGAGGCATAAGAGAGTGATTGATATGGTGGTGAAGAAGAAtgaggagagagagaaaaagagggaggaggagagagagaagaagaagaagttggaGAAGGAGAGAATGGAGCGAGCTAGTAGATATGAGGAGCCGGAGTGGGCAAGAATCAGTGACGAAGTTGAAAATGATGTTGGGTTTGAGGAGGAAGTGGAGGAAGAGAATGAGAAGAAGAGAAATGAGTTCTATTGTGTGGTCTGTGGGAAGAAATTTAAGAGTGAGAAGCAGTGGAAGAATCATGAGCAGTCAAAGAAGCATAAGGAGAAAGTGGCAGAGTTGCGTGAGAGTTTTGTGGATGaggatgatgagatagatggtTTTCAGGATTTGGATGGTGAGATGGAGGAGCTTGGTGATAGGTTTAAGGAGGGCTTAGGAGTTGAGGAAAGAGAGGTTGAAAATGGGGTTGGTGGATTGAGTGGTGATGAAATTGAGGAAAATGAGTTTTTTGATGTTGAGGATAGTGATGAGCTAAATGGCATTACTGAGGGATTTCATGATGCGGATGATGATGAGAATGAGGATGAAGAATTGAGTATGCTTAAAGCTATGGTTTCTGGGCATAAGACTAGGAAGAAGGTAGATTTGAAGCAGGATGATGAGATTTCAGAACCTCAAGTTCATATTCAGAATGTGATTGATGAGGATGAGGTTATGGAATATGATAACCAGAAGAGCACGAGAAGGAAAAACAAGAAAGAGAGAGGTAGAAAGAACACAGGAGAAGCCACAAAGGGTGATAAAAATGGAACTAAGGGTGAGAATGAGGAAGCTAATGCCCATGATAGTTCACATATGGGGGAGGAATTCACTTCCCTGCCTTATGTGGAAAATGTGAGCAATGGTACAGGGGATGATCAGTCAGGAACAAATCTCGGCATGTCAAACCAACCAGTTGATGGAAATGGGACCACAAAGGACAAAAAGGCCAAATCGAAGAACTTGTCCAGAGGAAAGAAACCAAAG GCTGCATCAAAGAATTCTGGCAATTCGTGTGAGAAATGCGGAGAAGAATTTGAATCACG GAATAAATTGCATAAGCATTTAAATGACACAGGTCATGCCTCTTTGAAATTCAGATGA